From the genome of Clostridia bacterium, one region includes:
- a CDS encoding STAS domain-containing protein, with protein sequence MTMKASTRQIDGVTIVDLSGRITLGEGSVVLRDTIRDVVGHGTKKILLNLGDVTYIDSSGIGELVSAFTSVRNQGGELKLLNLTKKVHDLLQITKLYTVFDIKDDEAVAINSFAK encoded by the coding sequence GTGACAATGAAAGCAAGCACACGGCAGATTGACGGTGTCACAATCGTGGACCTGAGCGGGCGCATTACCCTCGGCGAGGGTAGCGTGGTCCTACGCGACACCATCCGTGACGTGGTTGGCCATGGTACGAAGAAGATTCTTCTGAACCTTGGCGACGTCACCTATATCGACAGCTCCGGCATTGGCGAACTGGTCAGCGCTTTTACCAGCGTGCGTAACCAGGGCGGCGAACTCAAGTTGCTCAACCTCACGAAGAAGGTTCACGATCTCCTGCAGATCACGAAGCTCTATACCGTCTTCGATATCAAGGACGACGAAGCGGTTGCGATCAACTCGTTCGCTAAATAG
- a CDS encoding FAD:protein FMN transferase has product MARASKATACVVTLLLALAVAHGDEKRDASPQQAVPRKQVRYVMGTLCEIVAYPIGDHPGTFPSGQTFTTEQLERTDAAISAAFDELKRLDALLSNWKPNSELMKMNAAAAESVHGSRPEVPVGAELFERVQTALDIARKTGGRFDPTVGPLVRAWGFLPDSWPAGERTKRVAEARKRVGWRKVRLDPERHTVSFGVPGMEIDLGGIAKGYASERALQVLRDRGVKAGAVSLGESSISVMGEPASSTETCAREMGDAQCVGWQFYIRDPRQTYKPVGRVVLKDGESLATSGTYEKTTGAGSKRRSHIINPSTGQAIGGAVGVTVVARSGELADALTKAFLLLPTEPERRPGEVARILRLFGTANVMLLEGSAKGLQTSIWGSRTSRFQTISQDQKAHAAEAR; this is encoded by the coding sequence ATGGCACGAGCAAGTAAAGCCACCGCCTGTGTGGTGACGCTGCTGCTCGCGCTGGCCGTCGCACACGGCGATGAGAAGCGCGACGCATCCCCTCAGCAGGCCGTACCGCGGAAGCAGGTGCGCTACGTCATGGGCACCCTGTGCGAGATTGTTGCGTATCCAATCGGCGACCATCCGGGAACGTTTCCATCTGGCCAGACATTTACCACTGAGCAGTTGGAGCGCACCGACGCAGCCATCAGCGCCGCTTTCGACGAACTGAAGCGCCTGGATGCTTTGCTCTCGAACTGGAAGCCAAATTCCGAGCTGATGAAGATGAACGCGGCGGCGGCTGAGTCGGTTCACGGCAGCCGGCCAGAGGTGCCGGTGGGCGCAGAGCTGTTCGAGCGCGTGCAGACGGCGCTGGATATAGCGAGAAAAACAGGCGGCCGATTCGATCCGACCGTTGGACCGCTGGTTCGGGCGTGGGGATTCTTGCCAGATAGTTGGCCCGCGGGTGAGCGCACCAAGCGTGTCGCCGAGGCACGAAAGCGTGTCGGGTGGAGGAAGGTGCGACTCGACCCGGAGCGCCATACGGTGAGCTTCGGGGTGCCTGGGATGGAGATCGACCTGGGCGGAATCGCCAAGGGGTATGCGTCAGAGCGTGCGTTGCAGGTTCTTCGGGACCGAGGCGTCAAGGCCGGGGCTGTTTCCCTGGGCGAGAGTTCCATCAGCGTCATGGGCGAGCCCGCTTCGAGCACAGAGACCTGCGCGCGAGAGATGGGCGATGCCCAGTGCGTCGGTTGGCAATTCTACATACGTGACCCGCGCCAGACGTATAAACCAGTGGGAAGGGTGGTTCTGAAGGATGGTGAGTCGCTGGCCACGTCCGGCACTTACGAGAAGACCACAGGTGCAGGGAGCAAGAGGCGCTCGCACATCATCAATCCTTCAACAGGGCAGGCAATCGGGGGTGCCGTGGGCGTGACGGTGGTCGCGAGGAGTGGGGAACTGGCGGACGCGCTGACGAAGGCATTTCTCCTGTTGCCAACGGAGCCCGAGCGCCGTCCGGGCGAGGTAGCCAGAATATTGCGACTGTTCGGAACGGCCAATGTTATGCTCTTGGAAGGAAGCGCGAAAGGGCTGCAAACGAGCATTTGGGGCTCCCGCACATCGCGATTCCAAACCATTTCTCAAGATCAGAAGGCACATGCTGCAGAAGCGCGTTGA
- a CDS encoding PA2169 family four-helix-bundle protein codes for MADIKREHIDNEKVIGTLEKLIETCRDGQNGFRDAAEHIEDPDIRAFFNEQSLERAQFAGELENEAIRLGKRDVDRKGTATAAVHRRWIDLKAALGGGEASILAAVESGEDTAKKDYEEALNELLPEDIRVIIARQAEGIRTSHDHAKLLRDRRKAA; via the coding sequence ATGGCTGACATCAAACGCGAGCACATTGACAACGAAAAAGTTATCGGCACGCTGGAGAAGCTGATTGAAACCTGTCGCGATGGACAGAACGGCTTCCGCGACGCTGCCGAACACATCGAAGACCCGGACATTCGTGCGTTCTTCAACGAGCAGAGCCTGGAGCGCGCGCAGTTCGCGGGCGAACTCGAGAATGAAGCCATTCGACTCGGCAAGAGGGATGTAGATCGTAAAGGCACCGCTACCGCCGCAGTACACCGCCGTTGGATCGACCTGAAAGCTGCGCTCGGAGGTGGCGAAGCCTCCATCCTGGCGGCAGTTGAAAGCGGCGAGGACACCGCTAAGAAAGATTATGAAGAAGCCCTCAACGAACTGCTGCCGGAAGACATTCGCGTGATTATCGCTCGCCAGGCCGAAGGCATCCGCACCTCTCATGATCACGCCAAGCTCTTACGAGATCGTCGCAAGGCTGCCTGA
- a CDS encoding ferritin-like domain-containing protein gives MKSLLTGLKTSLNRRTFVKNGLAAAGAVAAGAGLLANSSSVLAQEGAEEKSGRLVRGDAAILRFLAAAEILETDLWQQYNELGGIQDSEVPGGSGNPVYTEALAVLDEDMAQYIHDNTEDELTHEVFINAYLASKGADTVNLDAFRTLPSSKATGAQTIGRLTNLMQLSVDTSWWTRYRSGNKNPDFGDAFEQAVPSLKEGQHPAIPRTDDDLTPKDHIQAIANTAGFHFGTIEQGGTSLYPQLAQRVTHPEALRIVLSIGPTEAMHFQTWSDKAGNAPALTDPKDPSLVFPDLNAPPFGGEEFQTNLIMPEPTIFLSRKLPACSIVRPTATKGAAMGVVTFLTEMGLFIGQSPTFFALMRDLAEDADKARRGRSQKT, from the coding sequence ATGAAAAGTCTATTGACCGGTTTGAAGACCTCACTGAATCGGCGCACCTTTGTGAAGAATGGACTGGCCGCCGCTGGCGCGGTCGCGGCGGGCGCAGGACTTCTGGCCAATAGCTCATCTGTCTTGGCTCAAGAAGGTGCAGAAGAAAAGAGCGGTCGGCTCGTTCGGGGGGATGCGGCAATTCTAAGATTCCTGGCGGCAGCCGAAATCCTCGAAACCGATCTCTGGCAGCAGTACAACGAACTCGGGGGGATTCAAGACAGTGAGGTTCCCGGCGGAAGCGGGAACCCGGTATATACAGAGGCTCTCGCCGTTCTGGATGAAGACATGGCACAGTACATCCACGACAATACCGAGGATGAACTCACCCATGAAGTCTTTATCAATGCGTATTTGGCTTCGAAGGGCGCGGACACTGTTAACCTTGACGCGTTTCGTACATTGCCGAGCAGCAAAGCGACTGGTGCTCAGACAATTGGGCGGCTCACGAACCTCATGCAGCTCAGCGTGGACACAAGCTGGTGGACACGATACCGTAGCGGAAACAAGAACCCTGATTTCGGAGACGCTTTCGAACAAGCTGTCCCAAGCCTAAAAGAGGGGCAACACCCGGCGATTCCTCGAACCGATGACGACCTAACTCCGAAGGATCACATCCAAGCGATCGCTAACACTGCGGGTTTTCACTTTGGAACAATTGAGCAGGGCGGGACCAGTCTGTACCCTCAGCTCGCTCAACGAGTGACCCACCCGGAGGCTTTGCGAATTGTCCTAAGTATTGGTCCGACCGAGGCTATGCATTTTCAGACTTGGAGCGATAAAGCAGGCAACGCACCTGCGTTGACCGATCCGAAGGATCCTTCGCTTGTATTCCCTGATCTCAATGCGCCCCCGTTTGGAGGAGAGGAATTCCAGACGAACTTGATCATGCCTGAGCCGACCATTTTCCTGAGCCGAAAACTTCCGGCATGCTCGATAGTGCGGCCGACGGCAACCAAGGGGGCTGCGATGGGCGTTGTGACGTTCCTGACCGAGATGGGACTCTTCATCGGGCAGTCGCCGACGTTCTTCGCACTCATGCGCGACCTCGCCGAGGATGCAGATAAAGCAAGGCGCGGACGTTCTCAGAAGACTTAA
- a CDS encoding Nramp family divalent metal transporter: MKKLALWKIRLVMFLAVVGPGFITANVDNDAGGIYTYSFAGARFGYTLLWTVIPMTISLIVIQEIAARMGAVTGKGLSDLIREEYGIRITFLMMAALVVTNFFNVIAEFAGVATSLELFNISKYVSVPIAAAVVWVMIVKGDYKFVEKIFLGASLFYVAYIVAGFLAKPYWPDALMGFVKPPTIAMMKNNDYMYLVVGIIGATIAPWMQFYLQASVVEKGVTAKQYGASRIDVIVGAIFAPIVAGFIIIACSATLHSHGHYNIRDAADAAQALGPLAGQYASILFAAGLFNASLFAASILPLSTSYTVCEGLGFESGLDKKFGEAPVFYWLYTLLIVAGAGVILIPGFPLLKITILSQVLNGILLPFVLVYMLLLVNKAELMGRHVNSRLYNVIAWFTAGAMIVLTVIMLRGF; the protein is encoded by the coding sequence ATGAAGAAACTGGCGCTGTGGAAGATCAGGCTTGTGATGTTCCTCGCTGTGGTGGGGCCAGGCTTCATTACCGCGAATGTCGACAATGACGCTGGCGGGATCTACACCTATTCGTTCGCCGGAGCGCGATTCGGATACACCCTCTTGTGGACCGTGATTCCGATGACGATTTCGCTGATCGTCATTCAGGAGATCGCCGCCAGGATGGGCGCCGTCACCGGCAAGGGCCTCAGCGATCTGATTCGCGAGGAATACGGCATCCGCATCACGTTCCTGATGATGGCCGCGCTGGTGGTGACGAACTTCTTCAATGTCATCGCCGAATTCGCCGGAGTCGCCACAAGTCTCGAACTATTCAATATAAGCAAATACGTCAGCGTACCCATTGCGGCGGCGGTTGTGTGGGTGATGATCGTCAAGGGCGACTACAAGTTCGTCGAAAAGATATTCCTTGGCGCGTCTCTCTTCTACGTTGCCTACATCGTTGCCGGCTTCCTAGCGAAACCCTATTGGCCGGATGCCCTGATGGGCTTCGTCAAGCCGCCGACGATAGCCATGATGAAGAACAACGACTACATGTACCTCGTGGTCGGTATCATTGGAGCGACGATTGCGCCCTGGATGCAGTTCTATCTTCAGGCCTCGGTCGTGGAGAAGGGAGTGACGGCAAAGCAGTACGGAGCGTCGCGTATTGACGTGATCGTCGGCGCGATTTTCGCACCTATCGTGGCGGGCTTCATCATCATCGCCTGTTCCGCGACGCTGCATAGCCACGGTCACTACAACATTCGAGACGCCGCCGATGCCGCGCAGGCGCTCGGTCCCCTTGCCGGTCAGTACGCTTCGATCTTATTCGCTGCTGGGTTATTCAATGCGTCGCTCTTTGCGGCGTCCATTCTGCCGCTTTCGACGTCGTATACGGTATGTGAAGGTCTTGGCTTTGAGTCGGGGCTGGACAAGAAGTTCGGCGAAGCACCGGTATTCTACTGGCTCTATACCCTGCTGATAGTCGCCGGGGCGGGCGTCATCCTGATACCCGGGTTCCCGCTGTTGAAGATCACGATCCTTTCGCAGGTGCTCAACGGCATCCTGCTGCCGTTTGTGCTTGTGTATATGCTTCTCCTGGTTAACAAGGCAGAACTGATGGGACGACACGTGAACTCGCGGCTTTACAACGTTATCGCCTGGTTCACGGCCGGAGCCATGATCGTGCTTACCGTGATTATGCTCAGAGGGTTCTAG
- a CDS encoding zinc-ribbon domain-containing protein — protein sequence MPVFCSSCGAQVPDEAVFCQACGRTVNPVPAGASAVPPSPQGGERASAAPRAGLADNVAGALAYLFVPAVIFLVIEPYNKDRFIRFHSFQALAYWVVWVVASVVLGAIPLLGMLVMPLVGLAFFIGWVVLGIKAFQGAMFKMPVIGDFAEKQANR from the coding sequence ATGCCTGTTTTCTGTTCTTCATGCGGCGCGCAGGTGCCAGATGAGGCCGTGTTCTGCCAGGCTTGTGGGAGAACCGTGAACCCTGTGCCAGCGGGCGCAAGTGCAGTACCGCCTTCTCCTCAGGGTGGTGAGCGCGCATCGGCCGCGCCGAGAGCCGGGCTGGCTGACAACGTCGCAGGCGCGCTGGCGTACCTGTTCGTTCCGGCGGTGATCTTCTTGGTCATTGAGCCTTACAACAAGGATCGGTTTATCCGTTTCCATTCGTTTCAGGCGCTGGCCTACTGGGTTGTGTGGGTCGTGGCGTCGGTCGTGTTAGGCGCGATCCCGCTTCTCGGCATGTTGGTGATGCCGCTTGTCGGACTCGCGTTCTTCATCGGATGGGTTGTGCTCGGGATTAAAGCGTTTCAGGGCGCTATGTTCAAGATGCCCGTGATTGGCGATTTCGCTGAAAAACAGGCGAACCGCTAG
- a CDS encoding Fur family transcriptional regulator encodes MLQKRVDDHSSISREMVREAEEIFHNHLKKVGLKHTDQRDTILRTFLETRDHLSTDELHRLVKKKDPKIGFTTVYRTLKLLSECGLASEVAFQDGVARYEHQYNRRNHHHMVCTECGSSVEFFSPDIERIEQEIGRKHHYVTTRHSFQVYGVCEECRKKSARRVV; translated from the coding sequence ATGCTGCAGAAGCGCGTTGACGATCATTCTTCTATCTCTCGCGAGATGGTTCGCGAGGCTGAGGAGATTTTTCATAACCACTTGAAGAAAGTGGGTCTGAAGCATACAGATCAACGCGACACGATCCTTCGTACTTTTCTGGAGACGCGCGACCACCTCTCGACCGACGAACTCCATCGGCTTGTAAAAAAGAAGGATCCCAAGATAGGTTTCACCACCGTGTACCGCACCTTGAAGCTGCTTTCCGAGTGCGGTCTAGCGAGTGAAGTGGCTTTCCAGGACGGCGTCGCGCGGTATGAGCACCAGTACAATCGGCGGAATCACCATCACATGGTGTGCACGGAATGCGGAAGCTCTGTTGAATTCTTTTCTCCGGATATCGAACGCATCGAGCAGGAGATAGGGCGCAAGCATCATTATGTGACGACGCGGCACAGCTTTCAGGTTTACGGAGTGTGCGAGGAGTGCCGCAAGAAATCCGCTCGCCGCGTTGTCTAG
- a CDS encoding ATP-binding protein, translating into MNATRVSYTLDSTLESVNKAEEMAQNFGVKAGFDEEEVQRIAMAVREAAVNAVLHGNAYDPKKRVTVVFETSAQALTISVRDEGQGLDALDIPDPLAPENLLKQSGRGIFLIRAFMDEVRFRNMEPGTEVTLIKHVRGADSDGKEASQ; encoded by the coding sequence ATGAATGCAACCAGGGTCTCATACACGCTCGACTCCACCTTGGAAAGCGTGAACAAGGCGGAGGAGATGGCACAGAACTTCGGAGTCAAAGCGGGATTCGACGAAGAAGAAGTACAGCGAATCGCGATGGCAGTGCGGGAAGCGGCAGTCAATGCTGTCCTGCACGGCAATGCCTATGATCCGAAAAAGCGTGTCACTGTGGTCTTTGAAACCAGTGCGCAGGCGCTGACCATCTCTGTCCGCGACGAGGGCCAGGGGCTCGATGCTTTGGACATCCCCGATCCGCTCGCGCCGGAGAACCTGCTCAAGCAGTCAGGACGCGGTATCTTTCTCATTCGGGCATTCATGGACGAGGTGCGCTTCCGGAACATGGAGCCCGGAACGGAAGTAACACTTATTAAGCACGTCCGCGGAGCGGACAGCGATGGCAAGGAGGCTTCTCAGTGA
- a CDS encoding CBS domain-containing protein, with translation MPTLALSDLLGLPVYDSAGGKAGRVREVALVPQEDQNHVSAFVVRTLDGDRLLSTSTVKSLNGGIRSTNSPENWAPYGSSEGMLLLERDLLDQQIIDVHGRKVVRVNDVDLLADTGAYGSILLRIGAVDVGARGAVRRLLKNVVPNAALRPLLAKIPPKMIPWEFVNLIETDPARRVRLKISSDRISKLHPADIADIIEELAPAERDAVFQGLDEETAAHALEEIDPKLQISLVSSLDNDRAADIVEEMDPDAAADLLGDLPREQSEQILEEMQPEEREEVEELLEFEEDTAAGRMTTDYMALSPHARVSDAVEMMRNFEGGLESMSTVFLVGDAEKLVGAVPLAKLVLAAPDTRLAELAAEPLISCSPEADEKEVAEIFDKYNLLTLPVVDETGALTGVITADDVISILRSKL, from the coding sequence ATGCCTACGCTTGCACTGTCCGATCTGCTTGGGTTGCCGGTTTACGATTCCGCCGGCGGCAAGGCCGGACGTGTGCGCGAAGTCGCCCTCGTGCCGCAGGAGGATCAAAATCATGTCTCCGCCTTTGTCGTGAGGACGTTGGATGGCGATCGCCTGCTCTCGACCAGCACCGTTAAGAGCTTAAACGGAGGAATCCGCAGCACGAACTCGCCAGAGAATTGGGCTCCCTACGGTAGTTCTGAAGGCATGTTGCTGCTGGAGCGCGACCTGCTCGATCAGCAGATTATCGATGTGCACGGACGCAAGGTGGTTCGTGTCAACGACGTAGATCTTCTGGCAGACACCGGCGCTTACGGCAGCATACTGCTGAGAATTGGCGCCGTTGACGTTGGCGCGCGTGGCGCCGTTCGTCGACTGCTCAAGAACGTGGTTCCTAATGCGGCACTGCGGCCGCTCCTGGCAAAAATCCCGCCGAAGATGATTCCGTGGGAGTTTGTCAACCTGATCGAGACGGACCCCGCACGCCGCGTGCGTCTGAAGATTTCGTCCGACCGTATCTCGAAGCTGCATCCAGCCGACATTGCCGACATCATCGAGGAACTGGCGCCAGCCGAGCGCGATGCCGTTTTCCAGGGGCTTGATGAAGAGACGGCTGCACACGCTTTGGAAGAAATCGATCCGAAGCTGCAGATCTCCCTCGTCAGTTCGCTCGACAACGACCGTGCGGCGGATATTGTCGAGGAGATGGACCCCGATGCCGCCGCTGACCTCCTTGGCGATCTGCCGCGCGAGCAATCAGAACAGATACTGGAAGAGATGCAACCCGAGGAGCGCGAGGAAGTCGAAGAGCTGCTCGAGTTCGAGGAAGACACCGCCGCGGGTCGCATGACGACCGACTACATGGCGCTGAGTCCTCATGCTCGCGTCAGCGATGCCGTCGAGATGATGCGCAATTTCGAGGGCGGACTGGAAAGCATGAGCACGGTTTTCCTGGTCGGCGATGCCGAAAAGCTTGTGGGCGCGGTCCCGCTCGCCAAACTGGTGCTCGCTGCGCCGGACACGCGACTGGCCGAGCTCGCGGCCGAGCCACTGATTTCCTGCTCGCCGGAAGCGGATGAAAAGGAAGTCGCCGAAATTTTCGACAAATACAACCTCCTCACTCTGCCTGTTGTGGACGAGACCGGTGCGCTCACTGGCGTGATCACTGCGGATGACGTCATCAGCATATTGCGTTCGAAGCTATAG
- a CDS encoding Ig-like domain-containing protein yields MIVFKRVAQRVAFIAMTFVATASIAIAGTVTISTPTTGQNVGSPFHVVASASSSHSIKGYSIYVDGSRVKSVAATKLDTYISASTGKHRLTIQAHDSAGSYFQSTTYPNVGSTSSTSTGSTSTSGGTTFSNIDQKTGWASCTVCAGAGGSGAAARYSMQLGVSSPSMDGHSARFNLGGSTPYSSALWWKQLGANSRLHRFVYDLYFYMKNPSAAQAVEFDVNYATGGKKYIFGTECDIKNTHTWRIYSAATRWRSTGIPCAKPAAYKWHHLVWEFQRTSDNKVKFISVTLNGKKSYVNRVYAPKSSGANEVNVAFQMDGDKYQTDYSVWLDKVTLTYW; encoded by the coding sequence ATGATCGTTTTCAAGAGAGTAGCGCAACGCGTGGCATTCATTGCGATGACATTCGTTGCGACAGCCAGTATCGCAATCGCAGGTACCGTTACCATCTCAACACCAACGACTGGACAGAATGTTGGTTCACCTTTCCATGTTGTCGCTTCGGCGAGTTCATCGCATTCGATCAAGGGCTACAGCATTTACGTAGATGGCAGCAGGGTCAAGTCGGTCGCGGCGACGAAGCTCGACACCTACATCTCTGCAAGCACGGGCAAGCATCGCCTCACAATTCAGGCGCACGATAGCGCAGGATCCTATTTCCAGAGCACTACCTATCCCAATGTTGGGTCCACCAGTTCGACCTCCACGGGCTCGACGTCAACAAGTGGCGGCACCACCTTTTCGAATATCGACCAGAAAACGGGGTGGGCGTCGTGTACCGTGTGTGCCGGCGCAGGCGGTAGCGGGGCCGCCGCCAGGTACTCGATGCAACTTGGAGTCTCCTCTCCCTCCATGGACGGCCACTCGGCAAGATTCAATCTCGGCGGCAGCACGCCCTACAGCTCTGCGCTGTGGTGGAAGCAGCTTGGAGCAAACAGCAGGCTTCACCGCTTCGTTTACGACCTGTACTTCTATATGAAGAATCCCTCGGCAGCACAGGCTGTTGAGTTCGACGTGAACTATGCCACTGGCGGCAAGAAGTACATTTTCGGCACCGAGTGCGACATCAAGAATACGCACACGTGGCGCATATACTCGGCTGCTACAAGGTGGAGAAGTACCGGCATTCCCTGCGCAAAACCAGCGGCTTACAAATGGCACCACTTGGTCTGGGAATTCCAGCGCACCTCTGACAACAAGGTTAAATTCATATCGGTGACCCTGAATGGCAAGAAGAGCTACGTGAATCGTGTTTACGCACCGAAGTCGAGCGGTGCCAACGAAGTCAATGTCGCCTTCCAGATGGACGGCGACAAGTACCAGACCGACTACTCCGTATGGCTCGACAAGGTAACGCTTACGTACTGGTAG
- a CDS encoding GAF domain-containing protein → MRNTQEIARELDQALEGAPTVQDLMSLIVGRLQQYLPNYHWVGFYMIEKSSLPGVDPVLVLGPYVGAETPHKRIPLNQGICGAAASSGETVVVDDVHSDPRYLSCSIETKSEIVVPIYVRGEVVGELDIDSHVPAAFGDDDRQLCEHAARLVGSYLERIS, encoded by the coding sequence ATGCGCAACACACAGGAAATTGCCCGCGAACTCGACCAGGCGCTTGAGGGCGCCCCTACCGTTCAAGATCTCATGTCGTTGATCGTGGGACGCCTGCAACAATATCTTCCCAACTACCACTGGGTCGGCTTCTACATGATCGAGAAGAGCAGTCTTCCCGGCGTGGATCCCGTGCTTGTGCTTGGGCCGTATGTTGGCGCGGAAACTCCTCATAAACGCATTCCGCTGAACCAGGGCATCTGCGGTGCCGCCGCTTCGTCCGGCGAAACGGTTGTGGTGGACGACGTCCATTCCGATCCGCGATATCTGTCCTGCTCGATCGAGACGAAATCGGAAATCGTTGTGCCAATTTACGTTCGCGGCGAAGTGGTAGGAGAACTCGACATCGACAGTCACGTCCCTGCGGCATTTGGCGACGACGATCGCCAGCTCTGTGAACACGCGGCCCGCCTGGTCGGAAGCTATCTCGAACGCATTTCGTGA
- a CDS encoding phosphoesterase, giving the protein MIVRVFYHDRCFDGACSASLFARFYRERIRSNVEFQYMGLLHRAGALFREEDFTGDENAIVDFKYSASPKITWWFDHHQSAFLTPGDAAHFEQQPSNTMFYDPDFKSCTKLIATVAETRFGFKTEPVGELVHWADTIDGASYPSAQVAVEMKEPAMKLTMVIEATQDPAFTPRLIPMLATRPLGDIIREPLVADLIPPLMERHGRSIDIIKKHTECKDRTLFFDVMGYDLEGYNKFIPYYLHPDCIYSVGLSKSSFRTKVSVGSNPWTTVDKMTNLAKICERYGGGGHARVGAISFEPDQADLARAAAKEIVEELRSYVRTNN; this is encoded by the coding sequence GTGATCGTTCGGGTCTTTTATCACGACAGGTGTTTTGACGGGGCGTGTTCGGCATCGCTCTTCGCGCGGTTTTACCGCGAACGTATCCGATCCAACGTCGAGTTCCAGTACATGGGCCTGCTGCACCGGGCCGGGGCCCTCTTCCGCGAGGAAGATTTCACGGGCGACGAGAATGCGATTGTCGATTTCAAGTACTCTGCTTCGCCCAAGATTACCTGGTGGTTTGACCATCACCAGAGCGCGTTCCTTACTCCGGGCGATGCGGCGCACTTCGAGCAACAGCCCAGCAACACCATGTTTTACGACCCGGATTTCAAGTCCTGCACCAAGCTCATCGCAACCGTGGCGGAGACACGGTTCGGGTTCAAGACAGAGCCCGTAGGGGAACTCGTCCACTGGGCGGACACGATTGACGGAGCCTCCTATCCCAGCGCCCAGGTTGCAGTGGAAATGAAGGAACCCGCGATGAAGCTCACCATGGTCATCGAGGCGACACAGGACCCGGCGTTTACGCCGCGGCTGATTCCCATGCTGGCGACCCGGCCTCTGGGTGACATCATCCGTGAGCCCCTGGTGGCCGACCTGATCCCGCCTTTAATGGAGCGCCACGGGAGATCAATTGACATCATTAAGAAACACACGGAGTGCAAAGATCGCACGCTGTTTTTTGACGTAATGGGTTATGACCTTGAGGGCTACAACAAGTTCATTCCGTATTACCTCCACCCTGACTGTATCTACAGCGTTGGGCTGAGCAAGAGCAGCTTCCGTACAAAAGTTTCTGTAGGCTCGAACCCGTGGACGACTGTGGACAAAATGACAAACCTTGCGAAGATCTGTGAACGATACGGAGGCGGCGGACACGCGAGAGTGGGAGCCATCTCATTCGAACCGGACCAGGCAGATCTCGCTCGAGCGGCGGCAAAGGAAATCGTAGAGGAATTGCGTTCTTACGTAAGAACAAACAATTGA
- a CDS encoding (deoxy)nucleoside triphosphate pyrophosphohydrolase has translation MKQVVAALIVREDEILICQRTKYQPMALQWEFPGGKIEQGEESVAALVRELEEELGITPTVGTEVARIQHNYKNGAAIDLRFYLVETFEGELDNRIFRDIRWVKREALPHYDFLEADKGLVADIASGKLL, from the coding sequence ATGAAACAGGTGGTGGCGGCGTTGATCGTTCGAGAGGATGAGATTCTGATCTGCCAGCGCACGAAGTATCAGCCCATGGCGCTGCAATGGGAGTTCCCCGGCGGCAAGATCGAACAGGGTGAAGAATCAGTCGCGGCCCTGGTACGCGAACTGGAAGAGGAGCTCGGAATCACGCCCACGGTCGGCACAGAGGTCGCGCGCATTCAGCACAATTACAAGAACGGCGCAGCTATCGATCTGCGTTTCTACCTTGTCGAGACTTTCGAAGGCGAACTCGACAACCGCATCTTCCGCGACATCCGATGGGTGAAGCGCGAAGCTTTGCCGCACTACGACTTCCTCGAAGCAGACAAAGGCTTAGTTGCAGACATCGCTTCCGGCAAGCTGCTCTAA
- a CDS encoding carboxymuconolactone decarboxylase family protein has protein sequence MRIKRLEPTDVGGETKHIYDQYLKERGNVPNMFRTMAHRPEYLRTMIAHFRTVMNTGTVATKLKELVTVRVSQINGCEY, from the coding sequence ATGCGAATCAAACGCCTCGAGCCCACAGACGTGGGTGGCGAGACCAAGCATATCTATGACCAGTACTTAAAGGAACGCGGCAACGTACCCAATATGTTCCGTACGATGGCGCACCGCCCGGAATACCTACGCACCATGATTGCGCATTTCCGCACCGTGATGAATACGGGCACGGTAGCCACCAAGCTCAAGGAACTGGTCACGGTACGCGTCAGCCAAATCAACGGGTGCGAGTATTGA